AGCAGATGACCCTCGGCCTGCCGGGACCTTTATGAACGGGCAGCCGGCGGCTTCGCAGCGAGGATCTTCCGCGCGCGGCTCCGAAAGGCCGCTGTTTCGTAGGGCAGGCGTTCGTGGATGACCGTTTCGAGTTCCGGGAGGATTTCCGGATACGTAAAACTTAGGTTGTGCAGCACCGTTAGTGAGAAGGCTTTCACGGCGATGGGCGTCGAAGGATCCGACACGGCGCGAAAGCAGTAGTCCATGAGGTGGCCCTGGAGGGTGATGGGGACGGTGATGTCCTGGAGGATCCGGAGGATGTTGCGGGGCACGGCCGTTGGTAGACCGGGGCGGCCTAATAAATCAATCGTTTGCGCTAAATATGGGGTGATCAGCGTAGGATGTTTTCTGATCACATAACTTAGCGTCCAGGCCGACCGCTGGATAAGACGGGGTTCGTCTCCGAAAAAGATGGACATCAGGGCCTCGAAGCGTTCGGGGTCGTCCCCGATATACCCTGCGATGCGGAGGGTTTGTTGCCGGGAGTGTTCTTCCAGCAAGGCTTGACGAATGTTCATGATGATTATGTTTGACCCCATTACTTTGCAGGCATTGCTCACCTGCTTTGGCCTCGATCCCTTGGACTGGCATTGTGTCGGATTTGGAACCGGTTTGATCAATACCACCTGGGTGCTCAAAGACCGCAACGGCACCATCAAATATATCCTTCAAAAGGTCAACCGCCAAGTCTTCAAACAACCGGAAGACATTGCGCACAACCTGCGCGTGGTGGGGGATCACCTGGCGAAAAGACACCCGGATTACCTGTTTGTCCGGCCGGTGCCGGCCCTGGACGGGGAGGCGTTTGTGCGCAGCGAAGAGGGGGAATACTATCGTCTTTTCCCGTTTATCGGGGGCTCCAGGACGCTGGATGTGGTGCATAAACCCGAGCAGGCTTTTGAGGCGGCGCGGAGCTTTGCGCGGTTCAGCCACCTGCTGGCGGACCTGGATCCGGCGCTTCTGCGGGATACGCTCCCGCACTTCCACGACCTGAGCAGGCGTTACCGGGCTTTCGAAGAGGCGCTGGACAACGCACCCGCGATCCTCAAAGCCGGGGCCGTTGCGGAAATCGGGACGCTCAAAAGCCATGCGGGCTATGTATCCGACCTCGAAGCGTTGAAGCGGTCCCCGGACTTCCCGCTCCGGGTCATGCACCACGACACCAAGATCAGCAACATCCTTTTCGACCGGCAGGACAAGGCCCTTTGCGTCATCGACCTGGACACGGTTATGCCCGGGTACTTTATCAGCGACGTGGGGGATATGATGCGGACCTACCTGTCCCCGGCCTCGGAGGAAGCCCAGGACCTGGACAGCGTCCACGTCCGTCCCGAGTATTTCCGGGCCATCGTGGCGGGGTACCTGAGCGGGATGGAAGGCGGGTTGACGCCCCTGGAACGGGGGCAGTTTCTTTTTGCCGGGCGTTTTATGATCTATATGCAGGCACTCCGGTTCCTGACGGACTTCCTGGAGGGGGATGTCTACTACGGCGCCCGTTACCCGGGGCACAACCTGTTGCGGGCGAAGAACCAGATCCGGTTGCTGGAATCGTTCAACGCGGCGGAAGGGGTCTTCAGGGGGATGCTGGAGGCGCTGCTGCCCGTGGGCGCGTAAGGGGCCGCTTAACGAGGCGCCCTGGGGGCGGTTATCCCTTCCCCTGTATCTTAGGCGGGGTTTTCAACGGCGCCGGCACCGGTGCCTGGCCGTTTTGCAGTTTTTGGTTAAAGACTTTGTTGATGTGCACCCACCGGCCGTTTACCCAGCGGAAGCCCTCGTAGTCTCCGTCGGGGACGAGGGTGTAGCGCTTTTCGGGCTCGTTGCTTTCGGAAATAAGGTGGTCGAAAATGAGGAGGTCGAGGTCCGGGTCGTACTGGACGCGGGCGTTGGCGCCTTTTTTGTATTCGATCATGTACCGGTCGGGGGAAGGCGACGGGTGGACGGGGTCTCCCGCGGGGAAGGTAAAGTATTGCCCCCCGAATACAGGGTGGTTATTCTCATCAAAGGTCAGGACGTCTATCCACTTCCGGGTGGAGGCCTCGTTGTGTTCGTCGTAGCCTAAGAGGGTATAGTATTTCCGGTTCTGGAATTTTTTGAGGACGATCTTGTAGTAGATGTTCCCGACCCAGTAGTCGTTGCTGGTCACGGTATCCAGGGGACGGTCCATCATGTCGGTCCGGTCGATCAGAGCGTACAGCTTGAGGCTGCCGTCGGGGGTGCGCATTTGAATGGCGCCGTGACGGCGATAGTTGTCCGGGTCGATCATGATCTCCCAGGTGAAGACACGGAAGCTGCTGTCGGGGGCGTACAGGCGGGAGACATTTTCTACGGAGTCGAACGGATAATTGAAAGAGTAGGGGATCTTCAGGGCCCGGACCAAGGTCCGCGTAAACTGGCTGTCGGCCACAAAACGGTCGCTGGCGTTGGTGCCATTGACGATGAGGTTTCCCGATTGGGCGAGGGAGTCTTCATGGGCGTGCAGCTCGGCCAGGCGTTGGGCGGAAAGGCCACCCGGCAAAAGGCCGCAGGGCAAAAAGAGCAGTGCAAGGATCAGGTAACGCATATCTGTGGCTATAACTGAGAATCAGGGACATTTATTGCGGAACGCTGCCGAATTACTGGCCGGGGCCGCCCGCATTGATAGCGCGGGCAAACGCCAGGAGATCGGGGAATATAAAGTCCACGAGCGGATGCGGCATCGGCGGCTCCTCCCGTGTCGTCGGCAGGAACACCGTGAGGGCGCCAATGTTGCGGCCGAATTCCATATCGCTAAAGGTGTTGCCCACCATGAGGCTGCGACGGGGGTCGACGCCGGCGAAGTCCCGGATGGCTTCCTGACCCATGAGGGGGCCGGGTTTTCGCCGGGGGCTGTCGTCGTTGAGGTCGGGGGCGTAGTAGATGTGGTCGATGTGGCCGCCGGCAAGGACGACCTTTGCGGTCATCCGCTCGTGGATGTCGAGGAGGTCTTCCTCGGTCATCAATCCTTTGCCGACGCCCCTTTGGTTGGTGACCACGAAAAGGTGGCCAAAATGGCCTTTAAAAATCCGGAACGCCTCCAGGACGCCCGCGTTAAACTGGAATTCTTCCCAGGTCCGCACGTAGTCCATCGGCTTTTCTACATTGATCACCCCATCCCTGTCCAGGAAAAGGGTCCAACTCCGGTCGATCCGGGGAAGTATAGGTTGACTCATAATAGTAAATCCTTTTGCGCACGCTCGTAATCTGCCGGGATACCTATATCGATAAAATAGGCGTCGTCCGTGTAACCGTATAGCCGGCCGCCGGATACCCGGGGTTCCAGGAAATCCTTTTCAAAGGAAAACGTCCCGGCGGGGGCTTCCGCAAGGTACTCCTTTACGGACAGACCATAGACGCCGCCGTTGATGAGGCCGGATGTCCGCGGCTTTTTTTCCTCAAAACCAATAATCCTTCCCCCAGGTTCGACGTCGACCACGCCATAGCGGTCGAAGTCTTGCATGGGCTTCAGGGCGAGGGTGGCCAGCGCGCCCCGCTCCTTGTGAAAGGCGGACAAGGCGGGTATGTCGACCTGGAAAAGCGTGTCCCCGTTGGCGACGAGGACCTGTGCCTCTTCCGCGGCCTTGCAGGCTTCGCGGATGGCGCCGCCGGTGCCCAGGGGTTCCTTTTCCACGACACAAACAAAGTCGAGGATGCTGTAGACCCTTTTCATATAGGCTTCTATGACCTCGTGTTTATAACCGAGCGAGAGGACGAGGCGGTATACGCCTTCGGCGAGCAGGTAGTCGACGACGTGCGCCAGGAAGGGGCGCCCCGACACCGGCGCCATACACTTGGGGAGGTCGGGGACCGCGCTCCTCAGACGGGTGCCCAGCCCCCCTGCGAGAATAATGGCTTCCTTCATATCAACGGGCAGTCCAGGTGGTGAGCCCGGATTTTACGAACCGGTAAGAGGAACAAACGCCGCCGAGGGCGCCTAAGGTTTCCTTGACGCGATATTGTGTATTCCCCGGGCAATAAAAAATCATAAACCCGCCGCCCCCGGCCCCGGAGATCTTGCCGCCGACGGCCCCGGCCGCTTTTGCCCGGTCATAGATATCCTCCAGGTGGGCGTTGGAAATGTTGTGCGCCATGCGCCGTTTTTGCTGGAAACCGAAGTCGAGGATCTCACCGATGGCATTGAGGTCGCCGCGGAGCAGGGCTTCCTTCATCATCCGGGCCTGTTCCTTGAGTTGGTGCATGGCCTCGATGGACGCCGAGTTGTTTGCCTGTACGTTTTTCTGCTGCTCCTTGATGATGGTGGCGGACTCGCGGCTGGTCGACGTGAAATACAGCACCAGGTTGTGTTCCAGCTCGTCGAGGTATTCCTGGCGGATGCGTAAGGGGTTGACGATGACCTTGTCCCCGGCAAAAAATTCCATATAGTTGACGCCCCCGAAGGTGGCGGCGTACTGGTCCTGTTTCCCCCCCGCCAGTTGCAGGTACTCGCGTTCGATCCGGTAGGCGTAGTGGGCCACGTCGTATTCCCCCAGCGGCAGTTTGAGCATCTCCGCAAAAGCGCCAAGGATGGCCACCACCAGGGTCGATGACGTCCCCAGCCCCGACCCCGCGGGCGCTTCCACCAGCGTGGACAACCGGAGCCCCTGTACCGGCATCCCATAGTCCTCGACCATCTTGTTGTACACGCCCTTGAGGAGGTCCAGCTTCCCGTCCAGGGGCAGGCTGGGCATGGCCTCGTAGGTCAATGTCTCCTTCCGGTCAAAGGCCTCCAGGATGATCACATTTTCCTTCAGGGGTTCGATGTTCGCGTGGGCATACAAGGAGACGCTGGCGTTCAGGATTGCGCCTCCGTAGAGGTCGCTGTAAGGGCTTACGTCGGTCCCGCCACCGGCCAGGCCTATCCGCAGGGGCGCTCTGCTACGATAAATCATACGGCAATATTAGTGTTTTTGGTGAGCTCCCGGATGGCCTCTACCAGGCGCTTCCAGGAATACTTTTTCTTTTCCTCCCTTAGTCCGGGCAGGAAATGCGCCCGTCCCAGGGTGTAAAATTGTTTTATGGCGTTTGCAATCGATTCCGGCTGCGGTTCGCAGACGATGCCTACTTTGCCATCTGGCACCAGGTCCGGCAGACCGCCCACGTTGGTGACTACCATCGGGCACTCGAAATGATACGCCAGGGGCGTGACGCCGCTTTGGGTCGCCGCCCGGTAGGGCTGTACCAGCACGTCCGCGGCGCAGAGGTAATACTTCACGTCCTCGTCCGGGATAAAGTCCGTCTTTAGCACCAGCCGGTCCCGGATGCCCAGGCGGTCGATGAGGTCTTCGTAGAACTGGCCGTCTTCGTAATATTCGCCGGCGATCACGAAACGAGCGTCCGGCACTTGTCGCACCGCTTCCAGCAGCAGGTCCAGCCCTTTGTATTTACGGATGAAGCCAAAGAACAAAACGATGTGCTCCTCCTGCGGCAACCCGAGTTTTGCCCTCGCCTCGCGCATCTGGATTGGGTCCCCGAAGTGGTCGTAGAGTGGGTGTTCGATTTTGGTGGCGGGTTTCGTGGTGAACAGCCTCAGGTCGTTAAAAACCTTGTCGCTCATCGCAATAAAAGCGTCGCAACTTTTGATAAAGTACTTCGTCAGCGGCCGGTCGCCGAACCGCTTTTCGTGCGGGATGATGTTGTCCGCGATACAAACAACTTTGACGGGTCTTTTCCAGCGCGCGATCCGGAGGATGGTCCCAAAACAAGCCCCCATAAAGGGCAGCCAGAACTTGATCACGATCAGGTCGGGACGGTCCCGCCTCAGGGCCAGGCCCACCTTGATCCAGTTAAAGGGATTGATGGAATTGATGCAGACCTTTATGTCCAGGTCGGGTGGGGCAGGGGAGGTCGAGTATTGTGTTCGCCCGGGGAAAAGAAAGGCAGGATACTGGAGCGAAAACGTATATATTTTCGCCTGGTCCCCCAGCGAATTGAATTCCCGCACCAGCCGTTCATTGTACGCCGCAAGCCCGCCCCGCAAGGGATAGGCCGTCCCGATCAACCCTATTTTTTTCCCCATATTATTGGAAATTATTTATATCTTCCCCTCGGTAAAATCCGTATTCTAGTATGAAAAAGCTCTACCTCGCCGGCCTTGTGGGCGCTTCCATCCTGCTTTTTTATTGTCAGAAGTCCGCGCCGCTCGCTTATCAGCCACCCGTTGTTACGGTCACCTCTTTTTCATCCATGCTGTCCGGTCGTGCCACCGTTCACCCCGGCACATCGCTTTCTTTTTATCTCTGGAGCCAGGTATCAGGGCCCCGGCGTGCTATGATCGATCATCCCTCGCAAGCGGCGACGTCCGTTTCCGGTCTTGTTCCGGGTACATACGTCTTCGAGCTTTTCGCCACCGACAACAAGGGCGCCACGGGTTCCGCTTACGATACCCTCCAGGTTACGGCCTTATAGACCTTCCTTCTTTTCGATCAGGTAAAAATTGCGGTCCGCCGCGTTCCGGGAAATCAACTCACCCAAAAAACCCGATAGGAAAAGCTGCACCCCCACCACGATGGAGATCAGCCCGATATAGAAAATGGGGCGGTCCGTCATTCGGTACCGCGCAAAGGCGATCTTCGCCACCCCCAGGTAGGTCCAGATACAAAAACCAATAAAGGAGATCACGCTTCCCCACAGCCCGAAAAAGTGCATCGGGCGTTTTCCAAAACGGCCCACGAACATCACCGAGGCCAGGTCCAGAAACCCGTTGATAAACCGCTCCCAGCCGAACTTCGAGACCCCATATTTGCGCGCCTGGTGAACGACGACTTTCTCCCCGATCTTCCGGAACCCCGCCCACTTCGCCAGGACCGGGATCTGCCGGTGCATTTCCCCGTAGATCTCGATGCTTTTCGCCACCTTTTTCCGGTAAGACTTCAGCCCGCAATTAAAATCGTGGAGCGGTATCCCCGTCATCCAGCGCGTGACCCCGTTAAACAGTTTGGAGGGAAGGTTTTTTGTAAACGCGTTGTCGTATCGCTTCTTTTTCCAGCCGCTCACCATGTCGTAGCCATCTTCCACGATCATCCGGTACAATTCGGGGACCTCATCGGGGCTATCCTGGAGATCCGCGTCCATCGTGATGATTACTTCCCCCTGCGCCGCGCGGAAGGCCTCGTTCAACGCCGCCGATTTCCCATAATTCCGCTGGAATTTGATCCCCTTGAGGTGTCCGTTTTGTTGATGCAATCGTTCGATGACCTCCCACGACCCATCCGTGCTGCCGTCGTCCACTAAGATAACCTCGTAGGTGTATCCATGGTCCCGCATCACCCGTTCAATCCAGGCACACAACTCCGGCAGGGACTCCTCTTCGTTGAATAAGGGGACTACTATAGAGATATTCATGGGAGGCGAAGATAGGGGATTATGCCTTTTTCTGTACAAGGAGCGCCACGATCATCGACTTGACAAAGTCCCAAAGCAAACCCTGACCCAGCCCGATCAATACTTGCAAAAATGTTAAAGGCCCCGTCGGGGTCTTCTGCTCCTGCGCCAGGCTGTCGTTGATCTGGTCCATCGGCAATCCCAGCTTCGCCGATTTTGCCGCCAGGTTTTGCAGCGACACCATCGTGACCTGGTGTCCCCAGGACTTATCTAACACATTGTAAATTATAATGTTAACTGCGGCGTACCCCAGTTCATAGAGGATATAGGCCAGGAAAGCATACTGGAGTGCTTTTACGAAGGGTAAATGTCCTTTTCTTATGGTCAGCCCGCCCGCGATCAGCAGCACCACCGTCAGCGGCGCCCAGACAAAGGTGGCATACGGCAAAAAAGCCACATAGGCGTTCACCCCGGCGTGCCAGGTTCCCAGTGAAAAAGCCGCATAAACGACGCTGAAAAGGATCCCTAGGATGATACCTAACTTATTGAGAGACATTGATCTGGTGGTTTAGAACCGTTCCGATTACCCGCCCTTTGAGCGTTTTGCCCAGGAAAGGGCTGTTTTTGGAGGCCGAATAGGTTTTTTCAAAGGTGTAGGTTTCGCCCGGGACGAACAAGGTCAGGTTTGCCTCGTGCTGTTCCTTTAGCTCTGCCTTGTCGAGGTGGAATACTTCGCGGGGTTTTATGGATACCATGTCAACCCAGTGTTCTAGTTTTATCTGCCCTTCCAGTAACGACCACACTGCCCCGAAGGCGCTCTCCAGGCCAATCGCGCCAGGCTTCGCGTATTCAAACTCGCAGACCTTTGCGTCATAGTCTTGTGGCAGGTGATGGCTGGTGATCATGTCTACGTTTCCTTGTTTGACTGCTTGTCTGAGGGCTTCCATCTGTTTCCTGTCCACCAGGGCCGGGGTCACCTTCAGGTTGGTGTCGTAGCCTTCCAGGTCTTCGTCGCAAAAATATAGATGGTGAGGGGTTACAGAGCACGTAACGTTCAGGCCCCTCTGTTGGGCCGCCTTTATTGCCTCTATGCTTTTGGGCGATGTGATGCCTGTGAAGTGCAATGATGAGTTTGTGTATTCCAACAGCTTCAGGTCCCGCTCTACCATAATCTCCTCCGCCAGCAGCGGCTTCCCCGGCAACCCCATCCTCGTCGAGACGATGCCTTCGTGCATCAACCCGTGTGCGCCGATCGTCGTATCGTCCGGCACCTGGATCACCGTCCCGTCCACCGTTTTTACATATTGCAGCGCCTTTAATAAAAGGCCCGCAGACTGCAACGGTTTCCACCCATCCCCAAAAGCCTTTGCACCGCTTGTATGCATGTCATACATCTCCGCGAGTTCCTTCCCCTCCAGGTTGCGGCTTACCGCGCCGATCGGGTGGACCCGCGCCTTTAGATTTTTTGAACCGTTTGTCAGATACTCCACTTGCCCTTTCCCTTGCACCACCGGGTTCGTATTCGGCACCGCCAACACCTCCGTAAAGCCACCTGCCGCAGCCGCATCCGTACCCGTTTTTAGCGTCTCCTTATGCTCCTGACCCGGGTCATGAAACTGCACAAACGTATCCACCCATCCCGGAGAGACGTGCAGATTTTCTATGTGTATCACTTGTGTTTTATCGGCGGGGTCCTCCTGGAGCTGGAGCCCTTTGCCCACCCGGGCAATCTTTCCGTTTTCAATGAGAATATCGACAACCTGACCATGATGCGCGGACCGTGGGTCCACCACTTTCGCTTCCCGGATGTACAGCCTCATGCTAAAATTTCGTTGCGCTAAGATAGATAATTTTGTCGTTTCAAATAAAAACTTACCTTTGCAACCCCTACTTAAAAGGGATCGGGACGTAGCGCAGTCCGGTAGCGTACTTGCATGGGGTGCAAGTGGTCGCTGGTTCGAATCCAGTCGTCCCGACAAAAGCCTGCAGCTTACTGATTAAGCCCACCGCTATGCGGTGGGCTTTTTTATGCCGGAGCGACGGCGGCGGAGCTTGCTCCGACGACGGTGCGCAGGCATAAAAAAATCCCCGAAGGGGATTTAATCAGTAAGTGGTAGGGTTTTAGGCCCCCCCCTTCATGGATCACCGCAGGCGCCGTCAGGCGCCTGCGGTGATCCAGTCATCCCGGCCATACAAATAAAGCCCTTCAAATCATTGAATTTGAAGGGCTTCATAATTGGATTAATATTTAAACTATTAGAAGCCTATATAATAGGTAACCGGTGTGGCATACGTAACAGACGAGTTCAATACGGTTACCGTTATCTTATATGTCCCTCCATTATTACTTAATGAGGGAACCTTTGCAAGGATTTCATCATCTGAATTAGACTGTATTACAAAATTTGCGGTAGTGCCATCCTGATCAACTGTTGTAACGGTTGTAGGTATTTCCGGAGAAGGAGAAAGCAGGTGACTCCCCGTAATTCTAATATTGGCACCTGAATAAATCGTGTCCGTCGTGGAAGTAATTACCGGTGCAACATCCGCAATCAGCTCCACAGAATCTTTTGCCAGGGTTTTCAAACCGGCAACTTCTACAGCAAAACCGTGCATTCCGAGCCCGGCATTTTTTGTATATATCCGTATCGACGTATTGCTTTCGGCATCAGCGTATCCAAGTGAATTATCCAGGTACACATTGTTGGCTATGGAAGAATATTGATTACGGAATCCTTTTCCTATTATTCTTACTACCTGCCCCAAATATGCTATTTTAGGTGTTATAGAGTCAATTACAGGCGCATTTAAATGAAAGAGTGTTGTACTCGTCATGGTTTGTCCGTCAACAACAGTAATGGCAGGTGTTGCATTGTCTATCTCATTCGGCACTACTACCTTCAGTGTCTTACTATCTTTCGAAATGACCCCTGCATTAACATCCCCAAAGCGAACAGTAGGGTTATTTGTATAAAATACTCCTGTAATAGTAATGGTATCTCCGATAAATCCATTAGCTGGTGAAAATCCTGAAAATTGGGGAATAGATGTCCTGGTAAAGCTCTTTTCAGATGTGAATAACACGGTATCTACCTTTACCTTGATCTTTGTTGTTGTATCAGGCATATCAGGCACTAATACCCTGATTACTGTGTTTTGTACATTGTTGGTATCGGTTCTGGTTATACTTAGTACGTTTGTTGGTGTATTGCCAAAGCTCACGCTTATATCATTAGGGGCACCGGTAAAATAAATATTAATCGTATCTCCAATAGCTCCTGATTCCGGGGAAAACCTTATAAACTGCAAGCCATTGGCGGTTGAGCCATTGCCGCCATTCCCTCCATTCCCTCCTGTATTGGAAGGCGGGTTAACCGTATCTTTTTTACACATAGAAAAAAGGATAAGGAGGCCAAGCATCAGGATAAAAGTTACATTTCCAGTCTTCATAGTAGGTTATTTATTGTTAGAAGATTCCCTCAAAACCCGACTCGTGGCGCAAGTTATTTATTCTGCGGTGATGAACCTGTAGACATACTTGGATGTTGCATGGGGTTGCTAAACTACTATTCCGAAAGGTTTTGTACTCCTTGCGCACCAAAATGACTGCTATTTTTTCATTATGTAAAACACTTCACTCCCCTCTCAAACTCCGCACGGGGTTGGCCATTGCAGCCTTGATGGCCTGGTAACCGATCGTGACCAGTGCAAGGGCAACGGCAGCGAACCCGGAAATCGGGAATAGCCACCCGTTGATGGCGATCCTGTATGCAAAATTTTGCAGCCATACATGCATGCAATACCAGGCGATGGGGGATGCAATGATCAGCGCGATAACCACCAGGACGATGAAATCTTTGCTCAACATAGCGACGATTCCTGTCACGCTGGCTCCCAACACTTTCCGGATTCCAATTTCCCTGGTGCGTTGCCGGGCGGTAAAGGTGACCAGGCCAAATAATCCCATGCACGCGATGAAGATGGCAAGGACCATCGCCGTATTCATCATTTTTGCAGTCCGCTGCTCCCCGGCATAGAGTTGGTCAATTGTCTCGTCGAAAAAACTGAATTCAAATTTTTCGTCAGGGTATAGCTCTTTCCAGATCGCTTCAATCCTTGCGATTGTTGCTGCAAATTCAGCGGGATTCCTCCAATGGGCAGTGAGTTTGACGCTGATGGTTCTCTCCTGGTTCTTATCAGAACTAATGAAGAAAGAAGTAATCGGATCGTGCAACGATCGGGAATGAAAGTCCTTTACTACCCCGACAATCATTCCCTTTGCATCGTTCATGCCGTTCTGAGCGATTTCTCCAATGGCGTCGCCGGGTTTTCTAAACCCCAACGCATTTGCACAGGTTTCATTCACCAGATATTCCCTGACGGTGTCGGAGTGCCGTATATTACGGCCCGCGATGATCGTGAGGCCAAATAGGGGTACATAGTTTTCATCGGCCATCTCGTCGGAGGCGTCTTTCGCCACGAATTCCGGCTGATCTACCCGGGTGAGATGGGTGCTGGGGTGCACTTTCGCAGCTGGCGTTTCCATGTGCGTACTTACCATTTCCACGGACGACAATTGCCGGAGCCGTTCCGCGAAAAGGCTCACTTTATCGATCGGGCTATTCCAGCCAGTACGGAAACTGATGATGGGGTCCTTTTTAAAGCCGAGGTCCTTGTTTTGTATAAATCGAATCTGGTTGCGAATGACAAGGGTACTTATAATGAACAAAAGGGAAACGGCAAATTGAAACACGATCAATCCTTTGCGTAAAAAGCCATCATGATCACTTTTTTGCACGCCATGTCCCTTTAGACTAAGAGCGGGCAACCTGGAGGATAAGACTATTGCCGGGTAAACACCTGCCAGCAAAGAGGTGAGTATGGTCATCAATAACAGGAAAAGAAGAGTGCCCGGGTCCGCCGGATGGAAAGCGACGTTTTCCGGGATAATCGATTGAAAAACACGAAGTAGCGGATAGACGGCGGCAATGGAAATGACCACCGATAGAGAGGTTACGAGGAATGTCTCTACAAGAAATTGCCAACGCAGGCTGGCCCTGCTGCTTCCCAAAACCTTTCGCACACCTATTTCCTTCGCCCTGACGATGGACTGGGCTGTAGCCAGATTGATAAAGTTGGCAGTGGCGAGAATCAAAATAAATGCAGCAATACCTATAAGGGCATAAAGAGTGGGAAGGTGGGCGTGGCGGGTAAAATCGTCTTTATATGCGCTGTTGAAATGTATATCGGATAGGGGTTGAAGCGTTATGCCGGCTTCATGCCCCGGAGACTGCGGCAAATGGGTAGCAAAAAATTTTGGAAATTGTCTTACCGCCTGTTCCGGCGTTACGCCTTTTGCCAGCTTTACAAATCCCTGTGTAGTAGGGCTCCAGTTCCCCCAGTGGTCTAGTTGGATCTCCCCTTTTAAGAAGCTATGACCGATAGTGGGAAATGAAATAAAATCTTTAAAAGCCAGGTCTGTGTTATTAGTCCAGTCTTTTACAATTCCGGATACGGTGAGCGGCAGAGAGTCATTTAGGTAGATATCGTGATAGAATACCAGTTTGCCGACGATTTTTTCAAGCGGTATTCGGCCAAAATAATTGTAGGCTTCTTTTTCGGAGAGCACGACTTTAAACGGTTCGTTCAATGCCGTCGCTGCATTCCCTTGCAACCACTGGTATCTGAAGATGTCAAAGTATTGGTGTTCAGCGATGATAATGGGGGATACTTGCTCTCCCCTTTTTGTTGCTTCGAATCTTAGCGGTTCTCCTGTTCCCTGTGGGACGATCACCCGGGCATAATAGTTGTGAAATTCGGTTACTGTTTCAAAGCCGGTTAGTTCATCACGCATGGCGAGGGGCAGCGGTCTTATTGCAAAGCCTTTCTCCTCCTTGTTCCCCAGACCGTCTTTCTCGAACCCAACGATGCGGTATATACGTTCCTTGTCCGGGTGAAAGCGGTCAAAACTAAATTCAAAGCTGGTAATCAGGTAGATGATCAAACTGGCGCAGATACCGATGGAAAGGCCGAGAATGTTAATAGCGGTAGAACCCTTATGCCGAACGATGTTTCGCCAGGCGCTTTTGACATGGTTTTTGAGCATGCGGTCTTGTTTTGAGGCATGGATAACATTTTGGTTACCGCGGAATTACGGAAAGGTTACACAATTGATTGGATGGTGGGCATAAAAAGGAGTGATAAAACAGGTCACTTAGACGGTACAGGGCGTCCCAACCGCCCGCATGTTCATAAAGTGTTTCCATAAAATGAGTGAATATCGATGTTCAGCCTTCTCTTTAACTCGTCCTTTCTCTTCAAAAACTGCTGTTCATCAAATAGGTATAAAGTAGCGCTGCCGGTGCCTATTTGGCCGTGCGTTGTTTCCGTCAAATAATAGCCATTCGACAATTGTATAAAAGCGGAATAGT
This region of Dinghuibacter silviterrae genomic DNA includes:
- a CDS encoding DUF4199 domain-containing protein is translated as MSLNKLGIILGILFSVVYAAFSLGTWHAGVNAYVAFLPYATFVWAPLTVVLLIAGGLTIRKGHLPFVKALQYAFLAYILYELGYAAVNIIIYNVLDKSWGHQVTMVSLQNLAAKSAKLGLPMDQINDSLAQEQKTPTGPLTFLQVLIGLGQGLLWDFVKSMIVALLVQKKA
- a CDS encoding dihydroorotase, whose amino-acid sequence is MRLYIREAKVVDPRSAHHGQVVDILIENGKIARVGKGLQLQEDPADKTQVIHIENLHVSPGWVDTFVQFHDPGQEHKETLKTGTDAAAAGGFTEVLAVPNTNPVVQGKGQVEYLTNGSKNLKARVHPIGAVSRNLEGKELAEMYDMHTSGAKAFGDGWKPLQSAGLLLKALQYVKTVDGTVIQVPDDTTIGAHGLMHEGIVSTRMGLPGKPLLAEEIMVERDLKLLEYTNSSLHFTGITSPKSIEAIKAAQQRGLNVTCSVTPHHLYFCDEDLEGYDTNLKVTPALVDRKQMEALRQAVKQGNVDMITSHHLPQDYDAKVCEFEYAKPGAIGLESAFGAVWSLLEGQIKLEHWVDMVSIKPREVFHLDKAELKEQHEANLTLFVPGETYTFEKTYSASKNSPFLGKTLKGRVIGTVLNHQINVSQ
- a CDS encoding IPT/TIG domain-containing protein, with the protein product MKTGNVTFILMLGLLILFSMCKKDTVNPPSNTGGNGGNGGNGSTANGLQFIRFSPESGAIGDTINIYFTGAPNDISVSFGNTPTNVLSITRTDTNNVQNTVIRVLVPDMPDTTTKIKVKVDTVLFTSEKSFTRTSIPQFSGFSPANGFIGDTITITGVFYTNNPTVRFGDVNAGVISKDSKTLKVVVPNEIDNATPAITVVDGQTMTSTTLFHLNAPVIDSITPKIAYLGQVVRIIGKGFRNQYSSIANNVYLDNSLGYADAESNTSIRIYTKNAGLGMHGFAVEVAGLKTLAKDSVELIADVAPVITSTTDTIYSGANIRITGSHLLSPSPEIPTTVTTVDQDGTTANFVIQSNSDDEILAKVPSLSNNGGTYKITVTVLNSSVTYATPVTYYIGF
- a CDS encoding FtsX-like permease family protein, with amino-acid sequence MLKNHVKSAWRNIVRHKGSTAINILGLSIGICASLIIYLITSFEFSFDRFHPDKERIYRIVGFEKDGLGNKEEKGFAIRPLPLAMRDELTGFETVTEFHNYYARVIVPQGTGEPLRFEATKRGEQVSPIIIAEHQYFDIFRYQWLQGNAATALNEPFKVVLSEKEAYNYFGRIPLEKIVGKLVFYHDIYLNDSLPLTVSGIVKDWTNNTDLAFKDFISFPTIGHSFLKGEIQLDHWGNWSPTTQGFVKLAKGVTPEQAVRQFPKFFATHLPQSPGHEAGITLQPLSDIHFNSAYKDDFTRHAHLPTLYALIGIAAFILILATANFINLATAQSIVRAKEIGVRKVLGSSRASLRWQFLVETFLVTSLSVVISIAAVYPLLRVFQSIIPENVAFHPADPGTLLFLLLMTILTSLLAGVYPAIVLSSRLPALSLKGHGVQKSDHDGFLRKGLIVFQFAVSLLFIISTLVIRNQIRFIQNKDLGFKKDPIISFRTGWNSPIDKVSLFAERLRQLSSVEMVSTHMETPAAKVHPSTHLTRVDQPEFVAKDASDEMADENYVPLFGLTIIAGRNIRHSDTVREYLVNETCANALGFRKPGDAIGEIAQNGMNDAKGMIVGVVKDFHSRSLHDPITSFFISSDKNQERTISVKLTAHWRNPAEFAATIARIEAIWKELYPDEKFEFSFFDETIDQLYAGEQRTAKMMNTAMVLAIFIACMGLFGLVTFTARQRTREIGIRKVLGASVTGIVAMLSKDFIVLVVIALIIASPIAWYCMHVWLQNFAYRIAINGWLFPISGFAAVALALVTIGYQAIKAAMANPVRSLRGE